The Salvia splendens isolate huo1 chromosome 21, SspV2, whole genome shotgun sequence genome includes a window with the following:
- the LOC121784076 gene encoding probable transcription repressor OFP9, giving the protein MQQRSKNSIKQKRRSRGLCCNCRISVSSSEEAESSSGSGRYESISSIAHAMVQERLDQMIMEGRNEAERVRRRERAAATKFVVMVAAEMSTWDPREDFRESMEQMIVGGGIRRPKDLRRLLNYYLGMNGEEFHGIILEVFYDVCTRLFLYIAN; this is encoded by the coding sequence ATGCAGCAAAGATCCAAGAACTCGATCAAGCAGAAGCGGCGGAGCAGAGGATTGTGCTGCAACTGTAGGATCAGCGTTTCCTCGTCCGAGGAGGCTGAGAGCTCGAGTGGCTCAGGCAGGTACGAGAGCATCTCAAGTATCGCTCACGCGATGGTGCAGGAGAGGCTGGATCAGATGATCATGGAAGGGAGGAATGAGGCGGAGAGAGTTAGGCGGCGGGAGAGGGCGGCGGCTACTAAGTTCGTGGTGATGGTGGCGGCGGAGATGTCAACATGGGATCCTCGGGAGGACTTTAGGGAGTCGATGGAGCAGATGATCGTGGGCGGAGGGATTCGTCGGCCCAAGGATTTGAGGAGGCTCTTGAATTACTATCTTGGTATGAATGGGGAGGAATTTCATGGGATTATACTTGAGGTGTTTTATGATGTTTGTACTCGTTTGTTTCTGTATATTGCaaactag
- the LOC121783831 gene encoding homeobox protein knotted-1-like LET6: MESGGGGGGSSSNSCFMAFGDNNINGYCPIIMPDSSAGNPPFLPLPSTNDITSTGYYFMDSSNDTKAKIMAHPHYHRLLSAYANCQKIGAPAEVVAKLEEACASAAAMSRHCTSSVGEDPALDQFMEAYCEMLTKYVQELSKPFKEAMLFLSRIECQFKALALSPSASAACTEAMETNGSSEEEVDINNNFIDPQAEDRELKGQLLRKYSGYLGSLKQEFMKKRKKGKLPKEARQQLLDWWSRHYKWPYPSESQKLALAESTGLDQKQINNWFINQRKRHWKPSEDMQFVVMDAAHPHYYMDNVLGNPFPMDISPALL; the protein is encoded by the exons ATGGaaagtggtggtggtggtggtggctcAAGTAGCAATTCTTGTTTCATGGCCTTTGGAGATAACAATATCAACGGATACTGCCCCATAATCATGCCTGATTCCAGCGCCGGAAACCCCCCTTTTCTCCCTCTTCCTTCCACCAATGATATCACCAGCACAGGCTATTATTTCATGGATAGCAGCAACGACACTAAGGCTAAAATCATGGCTCATCCTCACTACCATCGCCTCTTGTCTGCTTATGCCAATTGCCAAAAG ATAGGAGCGCCGGCGGAGGTGGTGGCGAAGCTGGAGGAGGCGTGCGCGTCGGCGGCGGCGATGAGCCGGCACTGCACGAGCTCCGTCGGGGAAGATCCGGCGCTGGACCAGTTCATGGAGGCCTACTGCGAGATGCTGACGAAGTACGTGCAAGAGCTCTCCAAGCCATTCAAAGAAGCCATGCTTTTTCTATCCAGAATTGAGTGTCAATTCAAAGCCCTCGCGCTCTCCCCTTCCGCCTCCGCTg CTTGTACTGAAGCAATGGAGACTAACGGCTCGTCTGAAGAAGAGGTCGACATTAATAACAATTTCATAGACCCTCAAGCAGAAGACAGAGAGCTCAAAGGCCAGCTTCTACGGAAATACAGCGGATATCTTGGCAGCCTCAAACAGGAATTCATGAAGAAACGAAAGAAAGGAAAGCTGCCTAAAGAAGCCCGCCAACAACTGCTCGACTGGTGGAGCAGGCATTACAAGTGGCCGTATCCATCG GAATCTCAGAAGCTGGCATTGGCTGAATCGACCGGTCTGGATCAGAAGCAGATAAACAACTGGTTCATCAACCAAAGAAAACGGCACTGGAAGCCGTCTGAGGACATGCAGTTTGTGGTGATGGATGCTGCACACCCTCACTATTACATGGACAATGTTTTAGGCAATCCTTTCCCGATGGATATATCGCCTGCGCTCCTCTAA